A single region of the Indicator indicator isolate 239-I01 chromosome 3, UM_Iind_1.1, whole genome shotgun sequence genome encodes:
- the BMAL2 gene encoding basic helix-loop-helix ARNT-like protein 2, protein MNPITKPATTTSFNASVAEIPRKRKGSDSDNQDTAEVDGDPQKRSEDEEHVKMKDFREAHSQTEKRRRDKMNNLIEELSAMIPACNPMARKLDKLTVLRMAVQHLKSLKGSTSSYTEVRYKPSFLKDDELRQLILRAADGFLFVVGCNRGKILFVSESVCKILNYDQASLIGQSLFDYLHPKDVAKVKEQLSSSDISPREKLIDGKTGLQVHTDFQAGPARLNSGARRSFFCRIKCSRNTVKEEKECLPNPKKKDHRKYCTIHCTGYMKNWPPNEVGVEEENDVEKDSSNFNCLVAIGRLHPYIVPQKSGEIKVKATEFVTRFAMDGKFVYVDQRATAILGYLPQELLGTSCYEYCHQDDHNHLAEKHKQVLQNKEKVFTNSYKFRAKDGTFITLKSQWFSFMNPWTKELEYIVSNNTVVLGHNESAEEQVLYSSQPAEDTVKQSLVSVPGMSSGTVLGAGSIGTEIANEILELQRLHSSPSGELSPSHLLRKSPSPALTINCSNVPNKDLIQLCPLETEVLETSEQTQGAIPFPSNEPLLSGNSHLDFDAICENEDTAMTALMNYLEADGGLGDPAELSDIQWAL, encoded by the exons ATGAATCCAATAACTAAGCCTGCTACCACCACTTCTTTCAATGCTTCTGTGGCTGAGATTCCAAGGAAGCGCAAAGGAAGTGATTCTGATAACCA GGATACAGCTGAAGTCGATGGTGATCCTCAGAAAAG GAGTGAAGATGAAGAACATGTTAAAATGAAAGATTTCAG ggaGGCTCACAGTCAAACAGAGAAACGAAGAAGAGACAAAATGAATAATTTGATAGAGGAGTTGTCTGCTATGATACCTGCGTGCAATCCCATGGCACGAAAACTAGACAAGCTTACAGTGTTACGCATGGCTGTGCAACACTTAAAATCCTTAAAAG GTTCAACCAGCTCCTACACGGAAGTCCGGTATAAACCTTCATTTTTAAAGGATGATGAGCTCCGACAGTTAATCCTTAGG GCTGCAGATGGATTCTTGTTTGTGGTTGGATGCAACAGAGGAAAAATTTTGTTTGTCTCGGAATCAGTTTGTAAAATACTGAATTATGATCAG gcCAGTTTAATTGGACAAAGTTTGTTTGATTACTTGCATCCAAAGGATGTTGCAAAAGTGAAGGAGCAACTTTCTTCTTCAGATATCTCTCCTAGGGAGAAGCTCATAGATGGGAAAA CTGGCTTGCAAGTACACACAGATTTTCAAGCTGGACCAGCTCGACTGAATTCTGGTGCTCGACGTTCCTTCTTCTGTCGGATAAAATGTAGTAGGAACACagtcaaagaagaaaaggagtgCTTGCCTAACCCAAAGAAGAAAG atCACAGAAAATACTGTACCATTCACTGTACTGGGTATATGAAGAACTGGCCTCCTAATGAGGTGGGAGTAGAAGAGGAAAATGATGTAGAAAAGGACAGTAGTAACTTTAACTGTCTTGTTGCAATTGGGAGGTTACACCCTTACATTGTTCCACAAAAGAGTGGAGAGATAAAAGTCAAAGCAACAGAATTTGTTACACGGTTTGCCATGGATGGAAAATTTGTTTATGTAGATCAGCG TGCAACAGCAATTTTAGGGTATCTGCCACAGGAGCTTCTAGGAACTTCTTGTTATGAGTACTGCCATCAAGATGATCACAATCATCTAGCTGAAAAACATAAACAAG TGTtgcagaataaagaaaaagtaTTTACAAATTCCTACAAATTTAGAGCAAAAGATGGGACTTTTATTACATTAAAGAGCCAGTGGTTTAGTTTCATGAATCCGTGGACCAAAGAACTGGAATACATTGTATCAAACAACACTGTGGTATT AGGTCATAATGAGTCAGCTGAAGAACAGGTCCTCTACAGTTCCCAGCCTGCAGAAG ATACTGTAAAACAGTCTTTAGTAAGTGTACCTGGAATGTCCTCTGGAACAGTTCTTGGTGCTGGAAGTATAGGAACTGAAATTGCAAATGAAATATTAGAATTGCAAAG GTTGCATTCTTCACCGTCTGGGGAGTTAAGTCCATCACATCTCTTGAGAAAGTCACCTTCTCCAGCTTTAACTATAAACTGCAGCAAT GTGCCAAATAAAGATTTGATTCAGTTATGTCCTTTGGAAACAGAAGTTCTAGAGACTTCAGAACAAACCCAGGGTGCTATTCCATTTCCCAGCAATGAACCTCTCCTCA